gatcaataaaggtttATCTTATCGTATCGCATATTGTATTGTACCTtaacttattttatcttatcgtgtcttatcttatcttaacttactTAACTTACCTAAACTTACCTAACTTACCTTTACTTAacttaacctaacctaacttaACTTAACTCGTTTTATCTCATCGTATCATATCTTATTGTATCGTATTGTACcttaacttatcttatcttatcttatcttaacttaactTACTTTAACTTACCTTTACTTAacttaacctaacctaacttaACTTAACTCGTTTTATCTCATCGTATCATATCTTATTGTATCTTaactcatctcatctcatcttattcgtattttatcttattttattttatctaatctcatttaatcttatcttatcgtgtcttattttatctgtttaCAGGTCGGATTCTCGGGGTCAACACAGAGATACAGACGTTCTCTTGAGGGCGCTCGTAGAAGTAGAAATCGACGGCGTAGCAGTAGCCAATCAGCTGACAGCCCTGAAGGAAACCACGGACAGCCTCTCTCAGGTAAATCTTGAAGGATAGATTCAAGATCGATGAATGGAGGCGGGCTTCTTTTGCTGTACATgagaatgtttttataaatccattatttttattttaggacaAGCGTCTGTCAAAGTTGCACGCAGCGTCACTCCGACGGCAGCAGGAGTTGCTGCTGGAGAAGATCGAGATGTTTGACAACACGAACCACAGCCTCCGAGAGCTCCTCAGAGAGTGGAGTGAATACGAGGTACGGGAAGCAGAAGAAACAAATGAAGGAGAATCAAACATCAGTAATTCTCTCCTCACTGTTGTTTGCGTGCTGTGTTGTAAATCCACAGAGAGAATCATCGGTGTGGTTAGAACAGAAAGACGCCTTAAAGAAGAGACTGACTGACAGTGAAGCAGAGAACATTGTGAGTAATCATCACCTGGTTATATAAGGTACGTTATCATCAGACACCAGACATCTGAGGAGgaacttcttgtttttcttcttctcttccagcGACTCTTGGCCAAACTCACCAACAAGGAGAAAGAGGCCTCTAAGCTGGCGGTGTATTTGGACTTTGAAAAGGTTTGAAACTTGCCATCAgatttgttctgctgctgcactgGTTCACGAGAACATTGACACAAGTTTTGTTCTGTCATAGCTCGGTGGATAAAGGTTGATATCTCTCACACACCTTTTAATTAGATGTTTTgcagtgtggttgtatgaggtttTTCTCGATAGTCAGTatttctgtgaggtaaaattacAGTTTTATCAATgaagtctggtgtctttgaagagagcatagataacagtctgtctgacagcaaacTAAAGAGgtggaaatattctaaatatagcgttcacttaaactgatattgattcttttattCGTCtgaaatacgtccacagcagaacattgatttgctcccgtgctggttctcctgtctgtttctataaactccatctactgtagtaaaacactgactgtggagattcttacctcatacaaccacactcCTAAACATCACAAATGTCCCGTTTAAGGTTCAGGAGTTCACAAGTAGAAactcctcctcaccttctgCTTCTCTCTTTCATGGCAGGACAACGTGAAGACGACGGAGGAGCTTTCAAGAATCCTGCAGACGACCCGCTGCCATCTGGAATCTGAGCTGGACCGAACAGAAGCAGAAAAGGTCCAACTGGCTGCTCAGGTTCAGGTCTGTGGACAGAAAACacgaaaaacaaacacaagtaaacATATTTTAGCTACGAGGGATTCAAAaacctttgttcttttgttgaCTACATGACCTGTCAGTGATACTCAATCAGAATCCAGCATGTTGATACTGTAATGATATTAAATATGACGACGATTTTATACTTTCGTCACTTTGCCTCTGGTTAGAAAACACTGTAGTGTTGGAAGAAGGATATGAAACAGTTGTAGCAGATCAGAAGTTTATTGTAAAGTAGGTTTACACATACGAGGAAGTGCCTTGATGTTtcgaataataataataataatgaaaaaacataGTAAGggaaaacagtgaagaaacataaataaaataccaaaaattgacaatacaaaatattataagAAAATACGCAGGAATGtgcaaaaaagaagaaaaaccagCAAATCTTGTTTCTTGTTTGCACGAAAAATTACCTCAACATTAAGCAAAATACTTGCCAGCTAATTTAATTAACAAGTTAATTAActaattgtttaatttgtactttttttataaactgttggaggatttaattaataataaatcatatttataacAACTTTAGAAGCTCTTTGCATGTTTGAATGTtgtgcaaaaaatgtaatttgtaaagtaactagaGCTGTCAAATAGTCAGTGAAGTTAAAAGTACGATATTTCCCTCTGTGATGTAGTTGAGTAGAAGTATACATTGGCACTAAATGgaactaaagtaaagtacaagtacctcaaaattgttcTTAAATACAGTGCAAATGTAAAGCTGTAATTTACTAATAGCTTTGTTTAAAGACACAATGAAGTAATATGTAAGCTACTGGACATGTTCAAACTGTTTAATCGTATTTAAAGTACCTCatatttgtacagtatgtgagtatatgtACCTCATTACATTCCACCATTGAAACCTGAGAGTGAGTTTCCTTCTCCGTGTGGATCAGAGGATGCAGCAGAGCCacgagcagcagcaggaggagctgcaggctctgcaggaggagctgcagaatCTGAGGCAgcggagagaggaagaggaggaagaggaggggcgGCAAGACCGGGAGGCGCTGGATCTTCTTACCCAGAAGGCCGAGCGAGCCGAGGAGTCCGCCAGGCAGCTCGCGGCAAAACTGCAGGAGAAGGTCAGTATTTAGAAGAATCTCAGGTCCACACGATGATGTCTGAAACATGTGTGGTGGGCAGAGACGGGTCCTTTCTACCAAGAAACATGTCTTTCTACAAGGTCCTGGTTTCTAAAGATGATCCACAGACCTCTCTGTGGTTTATCCTGCATGTAAATGAGCTTTTATGCAAATCAAGTTCAAAGGAAGTTCAGCAAGCCTCTTGGTTATGCATTTTCATAATGCAACTGGGTTGTGCAGCGAAATGCAGTTGTGTAGTCCCATTTTGCTGCATAAcgaataacacaaacaaactatattatacatggagggtggaggatgattTAATGAGTCTcccagccagaggaaagaagctgctctgaaGTCTGGTGGTTCTGCAGCTGACACTCCTGTAATTCTTGCCGTCGTATCCTTTTTGGCTctttgcaggcacctcttgtcaccaatatcactgattcTAAGTAACAGTTTCTCACTTGTTGAGTTTGACTTTACTGTGAATGTTGTCTTGTAACTCTTACCTCATTTGTTCAGAAGACTCAGCAacttttactaaattatttttgagTGTATTTCAGGTGTGAAATAACTGGACAGgctaaataataatgaaacaactTGTGTTTTCTATTGAAGGAGTCCCAGTTGGCTCAAGCTCTGTCCACATCCAGTGACTGGTGCCTCCTCCACTCTAAAGAGGCAGCGGCTAAAGGACATCTGGAAGAAGACATTTCTGCTCTCAAACTGTGAGTAAATGTGAGAAAACACCATGATGTGTGCGGCAGgaaggcacaaaaaaaacattttcacatttaacttaatttactttttaattatagaatttagatttttataatgcaaaataatgaagtaagaaaaaacacatataatgTTGCCTCTGCAGCATTTtgtatttagaaaatattaattattagaaaatatttggaataattattactttttaaagtttttaataagtatgacttttttattagctagttaaaagaaaatacttggaataattattactttttatagtttttaagtttttaataattcttttttattatttagttaagagaaaatatttggaataattataattttttttaggCCATATGTTTAGAACAAACTAAAATATGGCtccaaaaaaatacatctttcaCATATTTCCTGGTTTATTCAAGTAATTTGTTAAATCCTGTATATTAAAAGTCATATAagaattaaatgtattaattttgtAGTTAATCAGTCAAGAAAAgaagatgtatttttatgaatttggAAAACATATAATTGTAGTGGATGTTTCTGTCACAGTCAGGTGTCGGAGCTGAACTCTCAGCTTCATTCAGCGGAGGAGAGGAGTCGGGCGGAGAGGGAGGAGCTCAGGGATCAGCTCCATCACCTCAGTGCTGAAAACGCCTCCACAAAGCTGGACAACCAAAGACTCGGGGTACCTTTAAAATAATCTACAACACTACTtcaaaattgtacatttttcttctgaCAGCTTCTTCtcctttaatgtttcatcttatATGATCACTAAAGGAAATGTGTTTCAGTGGCATTTATCATAAACCTCCATCGTATTTAGGGTCAGTTGACGTCCTCTGAGGAGAAGCTCCGCGACCTGCAGTCTGAAGCCCGTCGGCTGAAATCCTCCAtcaaaaagcaagaaaaccTGGTGGAGAAATACAAGAAGAAGGTACAGACACACTCTTCTTCCTGTCCACTGAAAACaacgtatctccagatgtgttgatgttgaatgtttgtgatgaactgaaggatgaagtgtttcctttatgtgttgagaaaatcctcctacttcttctgataaataaactctttaaaaggtTTCTTGGATCAGCTGCAAAAtacatcgtcacaaagctgaaaactgtttgttcttttttagagatacgaggttctcaaagacagagacgctacaaacataaatgatcttatagaatatgatgcattcatgtagattaaactagttaaaaacatgcaacatacacattaatgcagcagtgatattaatccagaaacatcagatataatattaaaatactttacTGATCAatcattacttttactttagataCTTTACGTACATTTTgctaataatacatatatactttttacttaagtaaggttttgaatgctGTATTTTTACTTCTAACTTCTACATTTTACTAAACTTTTACATTGTGCTGATAACAGTTgcatacttttacttgtagtgaagtatttccacagtgtgatattagtacttttactgcagtaaaggatctgaatactttttccacCAATGTGTGATTGCAAAGTGGATCTAGGGACAAATAGAATTTCtgcaaacaacaaatcaaatatttttttgcaaaacaaaaacacaagatctAATGTGTTTAGATGTGTTTGAAGTCTGCCTTGTCAGTACTGAAGTCACACCTCTCCCCTCCCCCAGGTCCAGCAGGTCCGTCTGGAGTCGGAGGAGCACTGCCTGAAGCTGGCGCTGACGCAGGAGGAGGCGCGGGAGGCGAGGGTGAGCCTGGAGAGGGAGACGGAGCAGGTGAGGAGGGAGCTGCTGGGTCGGATCAGGGAGATGGAGGCGCTGCCCGACCGGCTGAGGAGGACggagcagcagctcagagccGCCCAGCAGGAGGCCGACGCCCACCAGAGGAGGAACGAGGAGCACAACGCGGCCATCGCTGAAGTCAGACACAAGGTACCGAAACAACCTGAGAGGTTTGTTATAGTCTTGAAAGTTGGGAGGAGAAAAAATAGAAACGATCATGAAGGTTTACTTTGTTGTATTTCAGCTGTTAGTTTGTTTAAATCAAAGgtttttcccatgtttttgtgtataaGTAACTAATATATTTTAGATCCAATGTGCTTCAACATCAATCCTATATATCCAATGTGCAATATACATATTCTGtgcatatttttgttgttgtttttttaacatttttcgacttatttattttacttttactgtgtgtttacttatttattatacttgttttgatcttgtttttcaatttacatctcttatttgtttatttgtctgtttgcactgtccactctgctgctgtaatcctgcaaatttggGACTAATataggattatcttattttatctcttatttTATTGATGGAGAACACTGCAGATGCTAAACAGACTGTAACTTAATCTCTTTGTGCGACTCCTCTACGTCATAACTGTCTGTTTTTGCCACTGATTGTTATTAAAGgagtctgacaacattatggaagagaaataaaacctttttctttacctttcactTGATCCAGTCTTGACTCATACTGGGGCCGTTGCTATTATATGGCCGGAGGTTTAGACCTATAGAGCTGGATTTCTATCATAACTGATGGTTACATGTGTTCCTTCACAGGTGGAACAGCAGGGCACTCAGCTGGAGACGTTCCAGCAGAGgaacctgctgctgcaggaggagaacaaCGTTCTCAAGGAGAAAATACACAACTTTGAGAGGTACAGACGCTTGGAGAGAACGGTGGATTATGAGCCAATGagcacagacatgcaaaagaCCCAAACACCGCTCCTACATGGAGCAAGACACACTGACTACATAGATGTTTAGCCTGACTTCGATCATTTtaagtctctttgtggtcattttgtgtgtcttttcgGTGGGTTTGCCCTTTTTCAAAGTCGCAAGTTACTTTGTGatatctttgacatttttttgtaacattttgaatctctctgtagttgttttaatctcttttttcttctctttgtagttaCCTTGCTcctttttgtagttattttttctgtgtggtGGTTTTGCCCCTTTCTGTAGGAGCTTTGCGTCTATTTGCTCGCTgctttgagtctctttgttgacattttgtgtctctttgtggttttcttGCCCCTTTTCATAGTTTTGTGAGTCACTTTGTAATGTCTTTGTTTCTCActgcagttgttttgtgtctcattgtatttttttgcatctctttgtagttgtttttggtcttttttgtagtatttatttttgtctgtggtcattttgcccctttttgtagtcattttgtttctctttgtagtatTTTCATGTCTCTacgttgttgttttgtgtctctttgtaactGCGTAGTATTTCTCTGCCGTCTTTTCATATCTCTATGAGGTCATTTTGAGTCTATTCCTGGTTggtatgtgtctctttgagtgacattttgtaggtgaagcCCAGGGGGACACTTTAGGCTCCTAGGCCTGCAGAcccgttcagtaatccatccatttttACAGAACTCTCTTTgaacaataatatatacattttgaagCTACGATGAATGCAGACAACACATAAATGGTTTCTCTACATTTTCCAAACTGCAGCTGTATGTATCTATGTTTGTTGCAGGAGGCTGGAGGACATGAGGGTGGAAAACAAAGAGATGTCTCAGGTTCTCCCCTCTAAGGAGGCCACTATCCGCAGCgttcagcagcagctggaggagaagacGCGGGAGTGCAGCGTCCTGACCAGACAGCTGCAACAAACCCTGGACGACGCTCAGAGACAGGTCGGAACTTTGAGCCACATAAGAACTTCAATGTTTTATGCTATAAATAAGTTTGGACTTTGTCACCTGTTATATTCCTGACTGTTTGCTTCTCCTCCTTCATGCTGCTTCAATTTGTTTAGTGCAGGTAAAGCAAGAAATTAGGCTTTTGTGATATTTTAGTGTTGTGGAAGTAAACATTCGGATATTGAAGGCAAATCGGTTCCAGCTTTGAATCAAAAGTGCACAGATGAAGGTTTTAGtgaagtgttgttttttgatgCAATAATCTGTATAGAGATGATGTTTGGAGTTATAAAGCTTCTTAAAGGGaaacttctgtatttttccaaaatgattttaggaaaactgtttttgaaaattggtccagtattgaatGAGAACGCTGCAGATGCTGGGCAGGTTTTAGATACCACAAAGGTTCtttaattattgtgttttgatGGATTGCAATAATCTGATCTAATTATATCTGAGCTGTTTTTGGATTAAGCGCTGAATTTAAGAGTAATGACCGACAACGTCACAACCGAGAGAGTTTACTCAAGTTCACAACAGcttgacacaaacacacgggAATAAAAGTCAGGatttttcattgtattttactcttcaaataacattttatggCATCTTTCATACAAGAATTGCAGATCAAAGTGCCAATCTAGGAGtctacaaaaacacatctggAGTACTCCGATTTTAAAGTACAATAATTAtaaatggttttatttaaaagctaAATATCGctataaacttaaataaaataattaattagcTTTCTCTTTGATGTTGATCTACTAAGAATGTCAGGAAATGCAGTTAACATTATCTATACTgagtgttttgttattttatacGTATACCTCAACATGTTTTCCTCCCTGCAGGTGGACGACAGCATGCAGAGGGTTTTGGCCAAAGAGAGAACGTCTCAGTCTAAAGCCTTGGACCTGCAGAGCCAGCTGAGCCGAGCCAAAACGGAGCAGAATCAGCTCCAGCGAAGCAAAGAGGAGGTGCGTCACGATGTCCGTGGTTTTTGTTTCCACGTATGACACACAAACTGTTGGTTCTCATCTGttgttcctgtttgtttgttttccttcagatGGAGCGTCGTTTCCAGAGTCAGCTTCAGAACGTGAAGGACAGACTGGAGCAGTCCGACTCCACAAACCGCAGTCTGCAGAACTACGTCCATTTTCTCAAAACCTCATATGGAAACGTGTTCGGTGACTCTTTGCTTACCAGCTGACTGCAACATTTTGCAACCTGACCAGCATTCATACGTTGCCAAAGCATTACAATAGACCTAAATTACCTTTATTGACTGCTATTTTTGACTTGAGAGTTTTATACTAtatatgaaattaataaaacgttttaaattaaatgttcacATTATAGTTGCctcaaatttatttatttatatgcttttgtatatataatttCCTGCATAACACTTGATTCTGatggccttttctttttttttttttatattacatccTCCATGtcaattgaaaacattttcaccttTTTGACAAGGGTGgttctaataaaacacataataaacAGCCCTAATTTGACTTACAAAAATAGGGGTGTTAATATTTAATAGCACTTTAACATATTATTTCTGTTTGAATTAGAAAAAGTGTTGTCTTACTTATGCCAAACCCCATTAACAACTTTGATAATTCCAGACATTCTTGCTCATTCtgaaacatataaaaacataagaaatacatttcGGATTTTTTATAAATCCCTCGAGTCTGTTATTTAATTTGGGATTAATTTGATACAACAAAAATCTTTTCATTTATAATGGAGTTGTCAGGTGCAACACTGCACCATGGACCAGGTagaatacatatataaaataaatacatttaatatataatgggatgatttttttcacGCAGAAGTATGCCACGTGTTGTGATACAATAATATTTTTGTAGAGTGTTTGTGTAAGtacagcaaatatatatatatgtatatataagtcgctttggataaaattggataaatgactgtaatgactGCGGgaccgctgcgggactaataaaggattatcttatcttatcttatcttatcttattatattcctttattgatccccatggggaaattcattgtctgtgttgcagcagctcaactacacagacacagacaataaatacacatactatacaactacacagacaataaatgtatactatacaactacacagacaataaatacacatactatacaactacacagacaataaatacacatactatacaactacacagacaataa
This sequence is a window from Anoplopoma fimbria isolate UVic2021 breed Golden Eagle Sablefish chromosome 13, Afim_UVic_2022, whole genome shotgun sequence. Protein-coding genes within it:
- the LOC129101510 gene encoding outer dense fiber protein 2-like, which gives rise to MKTSESPLVQPVHVHVPEATPVHVHMRRSPSKTPQNRTNDAQMRGDGGRPKVRTPWIPPGRLSCRRDVGSYNCQRSRAEHRSESAVGHDDEEQEEELDAVSKNLSVLLREQESMRHSKRSDSRGQHRDTDVLLRALVEVEIDGVAVANQLTALKETTDSLSQDKRLSKLHAASLRRQQELLLEKIEMFDNTNHSLRELLREWSEYERESSVWLEQKDALKKRLTDSEAENIRLLAKLTNKEKEASKLAVYLDFEKDNVKTTEELSRILQTTRCHLESELDRTEAEKVQLAAQVQRMQQSHEQQQEELQALQEELQNLRQRREEEEEEEGRQDREALDLLTQKAERAEESARQLAAKLQEKESQLAQALSTSSDWCLLHSKEAAAKGHLEEDISALKLQVSELNSQLHSAEERSRAEREELRDQLHHLSAENASTKLDNQRLGGQLTSSEEKLRDLQSEARRLKSSIKKQENLVEKYKKKVQQVRLESEEHCLKLALTQEEAREARVSLERETEQVRRELLGRIREMEALPDRLRRTEQQLRAAQQEADAHQRRNEEHNAAIAEVRHKVEQQGTQLETFQQRNLLLQEENNVLKEKIHNFERRLEDMRVENKEMSQVLPSKEATIRSVQQQLEEKTRECSVLTRQLQQTLDDAQRQVDDSMQRVLAKERTSQSKALDLQSQLSRAKTEQNQLQRSKEEMERRFQSQLQNVKDRLEQSDSTNRSLQNYVHFLKTSYGNVFGDSLLTS